Proteins from a single region of Anthonomus grandis grandis chromosome 10, icAntGran1.3, whole genome shotgun sequence:
- the LOC126741727 gene encoding NEDD8-activating enzyme E1 catalytic subunit: MEESKESSQKRWSHLRKVLERPGPFSHPEFEPSPEILDFILSTCKVLIIGAGGLGCELLKDLAMMGFKHIHIIDMDVIDLSNLNRQFLFRHKDIGVSKAEVAAKYVNTRIQGCQVIPHYCPIQEKDEEFYRQFHVIACGLDSVPARRWINGMVVSLLNYDENGALDQSSVIPLVDGGTEGFKGNARVILPGMTACVECTLDLYPPQVTYPLCTIANTPRLPEHCIEYIKVVLWPKENPFGVSLDGDDAQHLTWVYEKAFERAQQFNIQGVTFRLVQGVVKNIIPAVASTNAVIAAVCATEVFKLATSCCSPMNNFMVFNDVDGIYTYTYEAEKKENCTVCSNIPQLVTIEDPYKMKLKDLIEHLCEDPKFQMKNPGLTTTVEGKSKTLYIPTIKAIEERTRENLSKSLIELGLKDGQELVVADTTTPTSVILKLVYSIGDVEMS; the protein is encoded by the exons ATGGAAGAGTCAAAAGAATCGTCCCAAAAACGCTGGTCGCATTTAAGAAAAGTCCTGGAGAGACCCGGTCCGTTTAGCCATCCGGAATTCGAACCCTCCCCGGAAATTTTAGATTTCATATTGTCCACCTGCAAAGTCCTAATTATCGGGGCCGGCGGTTTGGGCTGCGAACTGCTAAAAGACTTGGCAATGATGGGGTTCAAGCACATCCATATTATCGATATGGACGTTATAGATTTATCGAATTTAAATAGGCAGTTTCTGTTTCGCCACAAGGATATTGGTGTGTCCAAAGCTGAG GTGGCCGCAAAATATGTAAACACAAGGATTCAAGGGTGTCAAGTTATACCTCATTATTGTCCGATTCAAGAAAAAGATGAAGAATTTTATAGACAATTCCATGTAATCGCTTGTGGGTTAGATTCAGTGCCTGCAAGACGATGGATTAATGGGATGgttgtttctttattaaattatgatgaGAATGGTGCTTTAGATCAATCTAGTGTAATTCCTTTAGTTGATGGAG GCACAGAAGGGTTTAAAGGTAACGCCAGGGTGATTTTACCAGGCATGACTGCTTGTGTAGAATGTACCCTGGACTTATACCCTCCTCAGGTCACTTACCCCCTTTGCACTATTGCCAACACACCCAGATTGCCCGAGCATTGCATTGAGTACATTAAAGTGGTACTATGGccaaaag AAAACCCATTTGGGGTCTCTCTGGACGGCGACGATGCCCAACACCTCACATGGGTCTATGAAAAAGCTTTTGAAAGGGCTCAGcaattcaatatacagggtgtgacCTTTAGGCTTGTCCAAGGGgtagttaaaaatataattccaGCTGTAGCGTCAACTAATGCCGTTATTGCTGCAGTATGTGCCACAGAG GTGTTCAAACTGGCGACAAGTTGTTGCAGCCCCATGAATAACTTTATGGTGTTCAATGATGTCGATGGGATATACACTTACACATATGAAGCAGAAAAGAAGGAAAATTGCACTGTATGCTCGAATATTCCCCAGTTGGTTACTATAGAGGACCCATATAAAATGAAACTGAAAGATTTAATTGAGCATTTGTGTGAAGATCCTAAG TTTCAAATGAAAAACCCCGGATTAACTACCACAGTGGAGGGCAAAAGTAAAACTTTATATATTCCAACAATAAAAGCCATCGAAGAGAGAACCAGGGAGAACTTAAGTAAATCTTTAATAGAATTAGGTTTGAAGGATGGGCAAGAGTTGGTGGTTGCAGACACAACCACTCCCACCTCGGTTATCTTGAAGCTAGTTTATTCAATTGGGGATGTAGAAAtgagttaa
- the LOC126741729 gene encoding succinate dehydrogenase assembly factor 2-A, mitochondrial-like, which produces MNYLKTLGLTKTVAPNFRILTRLCSGNVIHPSDEPVIEIPRPKSRDNETMAQRKSRLVYQSRKRGMLENDLLLSTFIDKYLEGFNEQQTNLYDRLINGPSNDWDIYYWASDIKEIPPEFDSEVMQLLRLHCKNLNKESRLRQPDLK; this is translated from the exons ATGAATTACCTGAAAACCCTAGGGCTGACA aAAACCGTCGCCCCAAATTTTCGAATTCTAACCCGTTTGTGTAGTGGCAACGTAATACACCCCTCAGACGAGCCCGTCATTGAAATTCCCAGGCCCAAGAGCCGCGACAACGAAACCATGGCACAGCGAAAGTCTCG CTTGGTTTACCAATCCCGTAAAAGAGGCATGCTGGAAAACGACTTATTACTAAGCACATTCATTGACAAATATTTAGAGGGATTCAATGAGCAACAGACCAATTTATATGACAG ATTGATTAATGGACCCTCGAATGATTGGGACATTTATTACTGGGCCTCAGATATCAAAGAAATCCCTCCCGAATTTGACAGCGAAGTGATGCAACTTTTAAGGCTCCACTGCAAGAATTTAAACAAAGAATCTCGCTTAAGACAACCCgatttgaaatga
- the LOC126741728 gene encoding heat shock protein beta-1 isoform X2 — MAETRRDIPIKMGDFSVIDTEFSSIRERFDAEMRKMEEEMSKFRSELMNRENKNFFSSTTSTTTQSSNTSSDLAHRGGPPAEMTTWYDNLNSPLIQSDGNDKSLKLRFDVSQYAPEEIVVKTVDNKLLVHAKHEEKTESKSVYREYNREFLLPKGTNPELIKSSLSKDGVLTVEAPLPAITAGEKLIPIQH; from the exons ATGGCCGAGACAAGGAGAGACATCCCGATCAAAATGGGAGATTTTAGCGTGATCGACACCGAATTCTCGAGTATCCGGGAACGATTCGACGCGGAAATGCGGAAAATGGAAGAGGAAATGTCCAAGTTCCGGTCCGAGCTGATGAACAGggaaaataagaattttttcagTAGCACCACCAG TACAACCACCCAATCGTCAAACACAAGTAGCGATTTGGCCCACAGGGGAGGCCCCCCTGCCGAAATGACCACCTGGTACGACAATTTGAACTCGCCCCTGATCCAGAGCGACGGAAACGACAAGAGCTTGAAGTTGAGATTCGACGTGAGCCAATACGCACCGGAGGAAATCGTCGTCAAGACCGTCGACAACAAATTGCTG GTTCATGCTAAACACGAGGAAAAAACCGAATCGAAATCGGTCTACAGGGAGTACAATCGGGAATTCCTTCTTCCGAAAGGTACCAATCCCGAATTGATCAAATCCTCCCTGAGTAAAGACGGAGTTTTGACCGTGGAGGCTCCGTTGCCGGCCATCACCGCCGGCGAAAAACTGATTCCAATCCAACACTGA
- the LOC126741728 gene encoding alpha-crystallin B chain isoform X1, with the protein MAETRRDIPIKMGDFSVIDTEFSSIRERFDAEMRKMEEEMSKFRSELMNRENKNFFSSTTRSFESEVVQDGGRDRMASSKSSTTSSSTTTQSSNTSSDLAHRGGPPAEMTTWYDNLNSPLIQSDGNDKSLKLRFDVSQYAPEEIVVKTVDNKLLVHAKHEEKTESKSVYREYNREFLLPKGTNPELIKSSLSKDGVLTVEAPLPAITAGEKLIPIQH; encoded by the exons ATGGCCGAGACAAGGAGAGACATCCCGATCAAAATGGGAGATTTTAGCGTGATCGACACCGAATTCTCGAGTATCCGGGAACGATTCGACGCGGAAATGCGGAAAATGGAAGAGGAAATGTCCAAGTTCCGGTCCGAGCTGATGAACAGggaaaataagaattttttcagTAGCACCACCAGGT CTTTCGAGTCCGAGGTGGTCCAGGACGGAGGGAGAGATCGGATGGCATCGAGTAAATCTTCGACCACTTCCAGCAG TACAACCACCCAATCGTCAAACACAAGTAGCGATTTGGCCCACAGGGGAGGCCCCCCTGCCGAAATGACCACCTGGTACGACAATTTGAACTCGCCCCTGATCCAGAGCGACGGAAACGACAAGAGCTTGAAGTTGAGATTCGACGTGAGCCAATACGCACCGGAGGAAATCGTCGTCAAGACCGTCGACAACAAATTGCTG GTTCATGCTAAACACGAGGAAAAAACCGAATCGAAATCGGTCTACAGGGAGTACAATCGGGAATTCCTTCTTCCGAAAGGTACCAATCCCGAATTGATCAAATCCTCCCTGAGTAAAGACGGAGTTTTGACCGTGGAGGCTCCGTTGCCGGCCATCACCGCCGGCGAAAAACTGATTCCAATCCAACACTGA